One part of the Thermococcus radiotolerans genome encodes these proteins:
- a CDS encoding glycosyltransferase family 4 protein, with product MESLKIAIASDWFYPKIGGIESHIDELARNLVLMGHEPYVLTHDYRYMKPYVDSFPYHVVRFPATLYFKKYHSSVGFSQFWKINEFYKEIGFDITHVHSIYSPLAVAVSKISRGIRNVPVVATNHSFYGRPSLDFLIGPFIRHHLKRIDTFVAVSTPVAEDTRNLLGNKLNGRPVLVVPNGIDVKKWRPPEPEEREKARRDLGVRDEIVVLYLGRMTERKQAHRIPMMMREALKWSGVPKNKVRLVMIGNGPMRPVLERNLRETGIGEITELYDFMERGRLLPLYWAADLVLMPGILEAFPVVGLEAMATGNPVIGRNESGLSDMVLNGITGLLAVSEEGMAKNLAEAFQNREKLIAMGVEARRRAEKEFSWDVVLRRLMRVYRCTMEMGESVDRLYLLYKAMRRLG from the coding sequence ATGGAAAGCCTTAAGATCGCAATAGCAAGCGACTGGTTCTACCCTAAAATCGGGGGAATAGAGTCCCACATCGATGAACTGGCCCGCAACCTCGTTCTCATGGGGCACGAGCCCTACGTCCTGACCCACGACTACAGGTACATGAAACCCTACGTTGACAGCTTCCCCTATCACGTTGTTAGGTTCCCCGCGACGCTTTACTTCAAGAAATACCACTCTAGCGTGGGATTTTCACAGTTCTGGAAGATAAACGAGTTCTATAAGGAGATTGGATTCGACATAACCCACGTTCACAGCATATACTCTCCCCTGGCAGTGGCGGTGTCAAAAATATCGAGGGGAATTCGAAACGTTCCAGTGGTCGCCACCAACCACTCCTTCTACGGCAGGCCTTCCCTGGACTTCCTGATCGGGCCGTTCATCAGACACCACCTCAAACGAATAGACACCTTCGTTGCCGTCAGCACGCCCGTCGCCGAGGATACCAGAAACCTGCTGGGGAATAAGCTCAACGGCCGTCCCGTCCTCGTGGTTCCGAACGGAATAGACGTTAAAAAATGGCGCCCGCCGGAGCCGGAGGAAAGGGAAAAGGCCAGAAGGGACCTCGGGGTGAGGGACGAGATAGTGGTTCTGTACCTCGGAAGGATGACCGAGCGCAAGCAGGCCCACAGGATACCGATGATGATGAGGGAAGCACTCAAATGGAGCGGGGTTCCGAAAAACAAGGTGAGGCTCGTAATGATAGGGAACGGCCCGATGCGCCCGGTGCTGGAGAGAAACCTCAGGGAAACCGGCATCGGAGAGATAACCGAGCTGTACGACTTCATGGAGAGGGGAAGACTTCTCCCACTGTATTGGGCGGCGGACCTGGTTCTCATGCCCGGTATCCTTGAGGCCTTTCCCGTTGTGGGGCTTGAGGCCATGGCCACCGGGAATCCCGTAATAGGACGGAACGAGAGTGGACTATCGGACATGGTTCTCAATGGAATCACGGGGCTCCTCGCGGTGAGTGAGGAGGGAATGGCAAAGAACCTCGCTGAAGCCTTTCAGAACAGGGAAAAACTAATAGCTATGGGAGTTGAGGCCAGAAGAAGGGCCGAGAAAGAATTCTCATGGGACGTTGTGCTGCGGCGGCTTATGCGGGTGTACCGCTGCACCATGGAGATGGGGGAGAGTGTTGACAGGCTGTACCTGCTGTACAAGGCGATGAGGAGGCTGGGATGA
- a CDS encoding polysaccharide deacetylase family protein, whose translation MLVSITFDVEHDCPPYLTTTRGMEEGLPKLLDLMAEKKVRATFFFTAEMAKRFPELVKRVIDEGHELGSHNYNHERLDKLTKDEGERAIVKSLEVLREFGDVVSFRAPNLQFPSYYYDILAKNGILVDSSKATYKGYREGVRFFGDVLEVPASTTSSVIRLPWKVQKLVHARLKEPRVYFAHPWEFVPMQREKIRWDCKFNTGDKAIELLEMLIDHYRRQGAEFLTMRDYYEVYQKLKRE comes from the coding sequence ATGCTCGTTTCAATAACGTTTGACGTTGAACACGACTGCCCGCCGTACCTCACGACGACGCGAGGGATGGAGGAGGGGCTTCCGAAGCTGCTGGACCTGATGGCCGAGAAGAAGGTGAGAGCGACGTTCTTCTTCACGGCGGAGATGGCGAAGCGCTTTCCGGAGCTTGTTAAACGGGTCATCGATGAGGGGCACGAGCTGGGAAGCCACAACTACAACCACGAGCGGCTGGATAAGCTCACCAAGGACGAGGGCGAGAGGGCCATCGTGAAGTCCCTTGAGGTACTGCGGGAGTTCGGAGATGTAGTTTCATTCCGCGCCCCAAACCTGCAGTTCCCTAGTTACTATTATGATATACTGGCAAAAAACGGAATCCTCGTTGACTCATCCAAGGCAACCTACAAGGGCTACCGTGAGGGCGTGAGGTTTTTCGGCGATGTTCTTGAGGTTCCGGCCTCGACGACCTCGTCCGTTATAAGGCTGCCATGGAAGGTACAGAAGCTCGTCCATGCCCGCCTGAAGGAGCCCCGCGTCTACTTCGCCCACCCCTGGGAGTTCGTTCCCATGCAGAGGGAAAAAATCCGATGGGACTGCAAGTTCAACACCGGGGACAAGGCCATTGAGCTGCTCGAAATGCTGATAGACCACTACCGGCGCCAAGGGGCGGAGTTCCTGACGATGCGTGATTACTACGAAGTATACCAAAAACTTAAACGGGAGTGA
- the amrS gene encoding AmmeMemoRadiSam system radical SAM enzyme, with the protein MREAMYWEPLEGGKVRCRLCPLNCIINEGQRGSCRVRKNINGKLYTFNYGKVSAIGTDPVEKKPLFHFWPGSCALSISTVGCNMHCKHCQNWEISQADENFPYLHDATPEGIVALARKYDCESIAYTYNEPVIWYEFVLDTAKLAKEVGIYNLLITNGYINEEPFRELAPYIDAMNIDIKAFDDTFYMKIAGVPSGEPSRRTAEIAKKEFGIHVELTYLIIPTLNDKEEEIRTFARWVVENLGDDTPVHFSRFFPHYKMTHLPPTPVETVEMAYRVAREEGLKFVYVGNVPGHEGENTYCPNCGKPLIVRWGFKITEYHIKDGKCEYCGEPIPVVGTYKKKRYNWMWW; encoded by the coding sequence ATGCGCGAGGCTATGTACTGGGAGCCGCTAGAGGGCGGAAAGGTGAGGTGCAGACTGTGTCCCCTCAACTGCATAATAAACGAAGGGCAGCGCGGCTCCTGCAGGGTGAGAAAGAACATCAATGGAAAGCTCTACACGTTCAACTACGGTAAGGTCTCGGCGATAGGAACGGACCCCGTTGAGAAAAAACCGCTCTTCCATTTCTGGCCGGGCTCCTGTGCGCTCTCGATAAGCACCGTTGGCTGCAACATGCACTGCAAGCACTGCCAGAACTGGGAGATAAGCCAGGCCGACGAGAACTTTCCGTACCTCCACGACGCGACCCCGGAGGGAATAGTGGCCCTGGCGAGAAAGTACGACTGCGAGAGCATAGCCTACACGTATAACGAGCCCGTGATATGGTACGAGTTCGTTCTCGATACCGCGAAGCTCGCCAAGGAGGTAGGTATATACAACCTCCTCATAACCAACGGCTACATAAACGAGGAGCCGTTCAGGGAGCTGGCACCGTACATAGACGCCATGAACATAGACATCAAGGCGTTCGATGACACCTTCTACATGAAAATAGCAGGCGTTCCGAGCGGTGAGCCGAGCAGAAGGACGGCGGAGATAGCCAAAAAGGAGTTCGGAATCCACGTCGAGCTGACGTACTTAATCATCCCGACGCTCAACGACAAAGAGGAGGAGATTAGAACCTTCGCCAGATGGGTGGTCGAGAACCTCGGAGACGACACACCGGTTCACTTCTCACGCTTCTTCCCGCACTACAAGATGACCCACCTCCCCCCAACGCCGGTTGAGACCGTCGAAATGGCCTACCGCGTTGCCAGGGAGGAGGGACTCAAATTCGTCTACGTCGGCAACGTGCCCGGACACGAGGGGGAGAACACCTACTGCCCCAACTGCGGCAAACCTTTAATAGTGCGCTGGGGATTCAAAATCACCGAGTACCACATCAAGGATGGGAAGTGCGAGTACTGCGGCGAACCCATCCCCGTAGTGGGCACGTACAAGAAAAAGCGATATAACTGGATGTGGTGGTGA